One window of Leptospira yasudae genomic DNA carries:
- a CDS encoding NADP-dependent isocitrate dehydrogenase, producing MSEKTKIAIAYGDGIGPEIMDATLKILNAAGAKIDPIEIEIGEKVYKDGHSSGIKPEAWDVLRQTKVFLKAPITTPQGGGYKSLNVTVRTTLGLFANVRPCFSLYPYVETKHPSLDIVIIRENEEDLYTGIEHRQTNDTVQCLKLISRPGSEKIIRYAFEYARAYGRKKVTAMVKDNIMKQTDGLFHDIFKEVAKEYPELEANSQIIDIGAANLADRPQNFDVVVTLNLYGDIISDIVAQIAGSVGMAGSSNIGEIVSMFEAIHGSAPDIAGKNLANPSGLLNAAVMMLVHIGQPDIAAKINNAWLLTIEEGIHTGDIFKPGVSRIKVGTKEFAEAVIGNLGHLPEKFKPVSFGKAKKITIPEYKRTVQKKDLVGVDIFLDWIGNDPEELGKKLKAQSDDLTLKIITNRGVKVYPDGQPETFLIDHWRCRFVSKEALIKPEDPSYHPISHKQIAELLLKLDAAGFDTVKTENLYYFDGKRAFSLGQGE from the coding sequence ATGTCCGAAAAAACCAAAATCGCAATCGCATACGGAGACGGAATCGGTCCTGAAATCATGGACGCCACTCTAAAAATTCTCAACGCGGCCGGGGCCAAAATCGATCCGATCGAAATCGAGATCGGAGAAAAAGTATATAAGGACGGACATTCTTCCGGAATCAAACCCGAGGCTTGGGACGTTCTCAGACAAACGAAAGTATTCTTAAAAGCGCCGATCACCACTCCTCAAGGAGGAGGTTACAAAAGTTTAAACGTGACCGTTCGAACAACATTGGGCTTGTTCGCCAACGTTAGGCCTTGCTTCTCCCTATATCCGTACGTCGAAACGAAACATCCCTCTCTCGACATCGTCATCATCCGTGAAAACGAAGAAGATCTTTATACGGGAATCGAACACAGACAAACCAACGATACGGTTCAATGTCTTAAATTGATCTCGCGCCCCGGTTCCGAAAAAATCATCCGTTATGCGTTCGAATACGCGCGCGCGTATGGACGCAAAAAAGTGACCGCGATGGTAAAAGACAATATCATGAAACAGACGGACGGTTTGTTCCACGATATCTTTAAGGAAGTCGCGAAAGAATATCCGGAACTCGAAGCGAATTCTCAGATCATCGACATCGGCGCGGCCAACCTCGCGGACAGACCGCAGAACTTCGACGTGGTCGTAACGTTAAACCTCTACGGAGATATCATCTCCGATATCGTAGCGCAAATCGCCGGTTCGGTCGGAATGGCCGGATCTTCCAATATCGGAGAAATCGTTTCGATGTTCGAAGCGATCCACGGTTCCGCACCCGACATCGCAGGGAAGAATCTCGCAAATCCGTCCGGACTTTTGAATGCCGCCGTGATGATGCTCGTCCATATCGGACAACCGGACATCGCCGCCAAGATCAACAACGCATGGCTTTTAACGATCGAAGAAGGAATTCACACGGGCGATATTTTCAAACCCGGAGTCAGCCGAATCAAAGTCGGAACCAAAGAATTCGCCGAAGCCGTGATCGGAAACCTGGGACATCTTCCCGAAAAATTCAAACCGGTCTCCTTCGGAAAAGCGAAGAAAATTACGATTCCTGAATATAAGAGAACCGTTCAAAAGAAGGATCTCGTCGGAGTCGATATTTTCCTGGATTGGATCGGAAACGATCCCGAAGAACTCGGCAAAAAACTCAAGGCCCAATCCGACGATCTGACGTTGAAGATCATCACCAATCGGGGAGTGAAGGTTTATCCGGACGGTCAGCCGGAAACGTTCTTGATCGATCATTGGAGATGCAGATTCGTAAGCAAGGAAGCGCTGATAAAACCGGAAGATCCATCGTATCATCCGATCTCTCACAAACAAATCGCCGAACTTCTTTTGAAACTAGACGCGGCGGGTTTCGATACCGTAAAAACGGAAAACCTTTATTACTTCGACGGTAAACGAGCCTTCTCCTTAGGCCAAGGGGAATGA
- a CDS encoding NAD-dependent epimerase/dehydratase family protein — MKNLKGKTVCITGIGGFIGKRLAEIAQEKGIRVRGIELDPGRADELRKQGFTVIVGSTSDSKALAEAVKGSDYVLHTAAIVREGGSLEEFRKVNVHSSVELAKIAREAGAKGIVHYSSVMVYGFTYPPFVTEKGPFRGEGNPYCITKIEGESALLKLNDPPKFGILFIRPGDVYGPGSGPWVVRPIQLMKKKLFSLPNGGKGRINLTYVDNLVEGTLLALEKQAWGEAFNITDGTTMTWREYFDRLAESAGLSKPFSAPAWFLKGLILLMSAAYKLIGKEPPATKEGVNFILRKNPVSIEKAKSLLGYRPTIETETALKKTSDWVRVYAKSL, encoded by the coding sequence ATGAAGAACCTCAAAGGAAAGACCGTTTGCATCACGGGGATCGGCGGTTTTATCGGGAAACGTCTCGCCGAAATCGCACAGGAAAAAGGAATCCGAGTCCGAGGCATCGAACTCGATCCGGGCCGCGCGGACGAACTCCGTAAACAAGGTTTCACGGTAATCGTAGGAAGCACTTCCGATTCGAAGGCGCTTGCGGAAGCCGTAAAGGGATCGGACTATGTTCTTCATACAGCGGCCATCGTGCGCGAAGGCGGATCTCTTGAAGAATTCAGAAAAGTGAATGTACATTCTTCCGTCGAGCTTGCAAAAATCGCGAGAGAAGCCGGAGCCAAGGGGATCGTCCATTATTCTTCCGTAATGGTTTACGGTTTTACTTATCCGCCCTTTGTCACAGAAAAAGGTCCGTTTCGAGGAGAAGGAAATCCGTATTGTATCACCAAGATCGAAGGAGAATCTGCTTTGCTGAAACTCAACGATCCGCCTAAGTTCGGAATTCTTTTCATTCGCCCCGGAGACGTTTACGGCCCCGGTTCCGGTCCTTGGGTCGTACGTCCGATTCAACTGATGAAGAAAAAACTCTTCTCTCTTCCGAACGGAGGCAAGGGAAGAATCAATCTGACTTACGTTGACAATCTTGTGGAAGGAACTCTTCTCGCTTTGGAAAAACAAGCTTGGGGTGAAGCCTTCAACATCACCGATGGAACTACGATGACATGGCGCGAATACTTTGATCGACTTGCGGAATCCGCGGGACTCTCCAAACCGTTTTCCGCGCCCGCTTGGTTTTTGAAAGGTTTGATCCTGTTAATGAGCGCCGCGTACAAGTTAATCGGCAAAGAACCTCCCGCAACCAAAGAAGGAGTGAATTTTATTTTAAGAAAGAATCCGGTCTCGATCGAAAAAGCAAAATCGTTGTTAGGGTATCGACCAACGATTGAAACCGAAACCGCATTGAAAAAAACGTCGGATTGGGTGAGGGTTTACGCCAAATCGCTATAG
- a CDS encoding response regulator, with the protein MNFWLIDDDSIYIMIAKRFLEKDGRATKLRDFQDGEVALQELQTLSSDREELPDAILLDINMPFMDGWQFLDEFKKIQGDLAKKITIFMVSSSVDERDIVKANSFPEVKGYLSKPLTQDHIQKLYSDLA; encoded by the coding sequence ATGAACTTCTGGTTGATCGATGATGATTCCATCTATATCATGATCGCAAAGCGATTTCTGGAAAAAGACGGCAGAGCCACCAAGCTGCGTGATTTCCAGGACGGAGAAGTAGCACTTCAAGAACTTCAAACTCTGAGTTCCGATCGGGAAGAACTCCCCGATGCGATTCTGTTGGATATCAACATGCCGTTTATGGACGGTTGGCAGTTCTTAGACGAATTCAAAAAAATCCAAGGCGACCTCGCAAAAAAAATCACAATCTTTATGGTCAGTTCTTCCGTGGATGAAAGAGATATCGTGAAAGCGAATTCCTTTCCGGAAGTCAAAGGTTATCTTTCCAAACCCCTCACTCAAGATCATATTCAAAAACTCTATAGCGATTTGGCGTAA
- a CDS encoding PAS domain-containing sensor histidine kinase produces the protein MNDFDIQSADMYKFIVEKSPELICIHEPDGIYRYVSPSVTSMLGYQPAELIGKNPYDYFNPLDRERILKNSHEPIRQGNSIGLIEYQFLKKDGKYVWLQTIAKPIYDDQGEVTALLTTSREYQGLNTIPDETEKKQALDDIRLSEEKFFNAFYYSGVGMALVSLEGKWLEVNPSLLEIIGYSREEILKLTFQDITHPDDLMADLTLLQETLDGKRDTYRMEKRYFHKNGSTIWVLLIVSLVRDVHKKPLFFISQIQDITDRKNMISALVEKNEALQALSNHLTERNSQLEEFNQIVSHNLRAPIGNIFTLSTMLREKDGTDKDELLESLETSAKDLMVTLNDIVEVIKIRRNRNIDKQQVLFKDAFGKVQSLLSAQIKEAGAQIVTDFSGAPEILYPRVYLESILLNLLSNSLKYADPSRKPEISFVSFVEEKKVFLVARDNGLGIDLKKYGHQIFKMNKTFHREKEGQGIGLFMTKNQIESLGGEITVESSPGRGTTFIINFNKYNDFEQR, from the coding sequence TTGAACGACTTTGATATTCAATCGGCCGATATGTATAAATTTATCGTCGAGAAAAGTCCCGAGCTGATCTGTATCCACGAGCCAGACGGGATTTATCGGTACGTAAGTCCTTCCGTAACATCGATGTTAGGTTATCAACCCGCGGAACTTATCGGAAAAAATCCTTACGATTATTTCAATCCTTTGGATCGTGAAAGAATTTTAAAAAATTCTCATGAACCAATTCGACAGGGTAATTCGATCGGATTGATCGAGTATCAATTCCTCAAAAAAGATGGGAAGTATGTTTGGCTTCAGACGATTGCGAAGCCGATTTACGACGATCAAGGAGAAGTGACCGCCCTTCTTACGACTTCCAGGGAATATCAGGGATTGAATACGATTCCGGATGAGACGGAAAAAAAACAGGCTCTCGACGACATCCGTCTTTCGGAGGAAAAATTCTTCAATGCGTTTTATTACTCGGGCGTCGGTATGGCTCTCGTTTCCCTGGAAGGAAAATGGCTCGAAGTGAATCCGAGTCTTTTGGAGATCATCGGTTATTCTCGCGAAGAGATTTTAAAACTCACGTTCCAAGACATCACACATCCCGACGATCTGATGGCCGATCTAACGCTGCTTCAGGAAACCTTGGACGGAAAGCGGGACACGTATCGGATGGAAAAGCGATACTTTCATAAGAATGGAAGCACGATCTGGGTACTGTTGATCGTTTCCCTTGTGAGAGACGTTCATAAAAAACCTTTGTTCTTTATTTCTCAGATTCAAGACATCACGGATCGTAAAAACATGATCTCGGCTTTGGTCGAAAAAAACGAAGCGCTTCAAGCTTTGAGCAATCACCTAACGGAGAGAAATTCTCAGTTGGAGGAATTCAATCAAATCGTGTCGCACAATCTTAGGGCTCCGATCGGAAACATATTCACGTTATCCACAATGCTCCGCGAAAAAGACGGTACGGACAAGGACGAACTTCTTGAATCCTTGGAAACAAGCGCCAAGGATTTGATGGTAACGTTGAATGATATCGTAGAAGTGATCAAGATCCGAAGAAATCGAAATATCGACAAACAACAGGTCCTGTTCAAGGACGCTTTTGGTAAGGTACAGAGCCTTTTATCTGCACAGATCAAGGAAGCGGGCGCCCAGATCGTTACTGACTTTTCCGGAGCTCCCGAAATTCTTTATCCTCGGGTATATTTGGAAAGTATTCTCTTGAATTTGTTAAGTAATTCTTTGAAATACGCGGACCCAAGTCGAAAACCGGAAATTTCGTTCGTCTCATTTGTGGAGGAGAAAAAAGTCTTTTTAGTCGCTAGAGATAACGGATTGGGAATCGATCTTAAAAAGTATGGTCACCAAATCTTTAAAATGAACAAAACCTTTCATCGGGAAAAAGAGGGGCAGGGCATCGGGTTATTTATGACTAAGAATCAAATAGAATCCCTCGGAGGTGAAATAACGGTTGAAAGTTCTCCTGGTAGAGGTACTACTTTCATCATCAATTTCAATAAGTATAATGATTTTGAACAACGGTAA
- a CDS encoding ferredoxin, with amino-acid sequence MADKNDKVKQNVPGKYYIDNSCVPCNDCLEEAPTLLKYTEDESKVYFHKQPTTPEEEIAAKKAMEICPVEALGNDGE; translated from the coding sequence ATGGCTGATAAAAACGATAAAGTCAAACAGAACGTACCCGGTAAATATTATATCGATAATAGCTGCGTTCCTTGTAACGACTGTTTGGAAGAAGCTCCTACGCTTCTCAAATACACCGAAGACGAATCCAAGGTTTATTTTCATAAGCAACCCACGACTCCGGAAGAGGAAATCGCGGCAAAGAAGGCGATGGAAATCTGTCCCGTGGAAGCGCTCGGAAACGACGGAGAATAA
- a CDS encoding FAD-dependent oxidoreductase, which produces MSGRVYEWKNLGDSRTVKADVVIVGTGCGGATLAYELAKNGKKVVLIEEGGYYHTGTFDNHELNMAGKVSAERNMATDATGTINLVYGKNVGGASVHYWADSYRTPDDRLNLWKDQYGIHAHSPEDLNPYWKELDETLNVHPAKEEYHNKMNQLVRKACKSLGWEGNPVPQARKNCQKSGHCMQGCMYGAKQSQLVTHIPRAMALGADIYADCKATRLELKGDTVEYLEAVMIDRPSGKESGITLKFEAPIFAIAAGGFGSSTFLLRNGWKKKLPALGEHLAINPSPFVHAFYDEPIVQWRNIPSAFGVEEFRLALFQKDGSYIEGGFLIMANQLQPGSLAALIPGFGTEHREIMKRLPQLGGTIGWIDDVPSELGNISVSSSGKRTVTYNFGKLTKEFLKDCIRKQVLLNFRAGAKWILLPDLKRTKLLSEKEIDKIDQLELSPASMMMAAPHPAGGCRMGQDPSRSVVDWKHKVHGLKNLYVSDSSVFPTGVSVDPSYTIMAFSKQAAKFILEN; this is translated from the coding sequence ATGAGCGGCCGAGTTTACGAATGGAAAAATCTCGGAGATTCGAGAACCGTTAAAGCGGACGTTGTCATAGTCGGAACGGGATGCGGCGGAGCGACGCTTGCATACGAACTTGCCAAAAACGGAAAGAAGGTCGTTCTCATCGAAGAAGGCGGTTACTATCACACAGGCACATTCGACAATCATGAACTCAATATGGCCGGAAAAGTTTCCGCCGAAAGAAACATGGCAACGGATGCGACGGGAACCATCAATCTCGTTTATGGAAAGAACGTCGGCGGCGCCTCCGTTCATTATTGGGCCGATAGTTATAGAACGCCCGATGATCGACTCAATCTTTGGAAGGACCAATACGGAATTCACGCTCATTCACCGGAGGATCTGAATCCATATTGGAAAGAACTGGATGAAACCTTAAACGTTCATCCCGCCAAAGAAGAATATCATAATAAGATGAATCAGCTTGTGAGAAAGGCCTGCAAGTCCCTCGGTTGGGAAGGCAATCCGGTTCCTCAAGCAAGAAAGAACTGTCAAAAGTCCGGGCATTGTATGCAGGGATGTATGTACGGAGCGAAACAAAGTCAGTTGGTGACGCATATTCCGAGAGCGATGGCTTTGGGAGCGGACATCTACGCGGATTGTAAAGCGACTCGCTTGGAACTCAAAGGCGACACGGTTGAATATTTGGAAGCGGTAATGATCGATCGCCCATCCGGAAAAGAATCGGGAATCACTTTAAAATTCGAGGCTCCGATTTTCGCGATCGCGGCCGGAGGGTTCGGAAGTTCCACATTCTTACTTAGAAACGGATGGAAGAAAAAACTTCCCGCACTCGGAGAACATCTTGCGATCAACCCTTCTCCCTTCGTTCACGCGTTTTATGACGAACCCATCGTTCAATGGAGAAACATTCCTTCCGCATTCGGAGTGGAAGAATTTCGCTTAGCCCTTTTTCAAAAAGACGGAAGTTATATCGAAGGCGGATTTTTGATTATGGCGAATCAGCTTCAACCCGGAAGCCTCGCCGCTTTGATTCCCGGATTCGGAACGGAACACAGAGAAATTATGAAACGACTTCCGCAACTGGGAGGAACGATCGGCTGGATCGACGACGTTCCTTCGGAACTTGGAAACATATCCGTTAGTTCTTCCGGAAAGCGAACGGTCACATATAACTTCGGAAAACTTACGAAAGAATTCCTTAAGGATTGTATTCGCAAACAAGTGCTGTTGAATTTTCGAGCGGGAGCGAAGTGGATTCTATTACCGGATCTGAAACGAACAAAACTTCTTTCCGAAAAAGAAATCGATAAAATCGATCAACTCGAATTAAGTCCCGCTTCGATGATGATGGCCGCTCCTCATCCTGCCGGCGGATGCAGGATGGGTCAGGATCCATCGCGTTCCGTCGTGGACTGGAAACATAAGGTTCACGGATTGAAGAATCTTTACGTTTCCGATTCGAGCGTGTTTCCCACGGGAGTTTCGGTGGATCCGAGTTATACGATCATGGCTTTCAGCAAACAAGCGGCGAAATTCATTCTCGAAAATTAA